The window CCTCGAGGCCGCGCGCATCCTCCGCCGCCGCAAGAAGGAGCTCTCCGAGCTTGTGACAAAGGAGATGGGCAAGGTCCTTCCCGAGGGCGCAGGCGACGTCCAGGAGGCGATCGACTTCTACGAGTACATCGCCGGCGAGGGCCGCCGCCTGCTGGGCGAAACGACCACCTCCGAGCTCAAGAGCAAGTTTGCCATGTGGGTGCGCCGTCCGAAGGGCGCCGTCGGCCTCATCACGCCGTGGAACTTCCCCATCGCGATCCCGAGCTGGAAAACGGGCGCGGCGCTTGTCGCCGGAAACACCTGCGTCTTCAAGCCCGCGAGCACGACGCCGCTTTGCGCGGCCGCGCTTGTCGAAGTCCTCGAGGAGGCCGGCCTTCCGCCGGGCGTGCTCAACCTCGTCACGGGCGACGGATCGGTCGTGGGTCGCGAGATCGCAGAGAACCCGGCGGTCGCGCACGTGAGCTTCACGGGCGGCACGACGGCCGGGCGGGACGTCTACACGCGCGCGGCGGGCCTGCTCAAGAGCGTCGAGCTCGAGATGGGCGGCAAGAACCCGCAGATCGTGCTCGACGACGCGAACCTCGACCTTGCGCTCGACGGCGTCCTGTGGGGCGCCTTCGGGACGTCCGGCCAGCGCTGCACGGCGACCTCGCGCCTCATCGTGCACGAGCGCGTGTATGACGAGCTCGTCGCCCGCCTCGCCGATCGCCTTCGCACATTTGCCGTCGGAAATCCCCTGGAGAGCGCGACTCAGATGGGGCCCGTCCACAGCGAAGACCAGCTTGCCACGGTCGAGAAGTACGTGAAGATCGGCCTTACGGAGGACAAGGCGAAGCTCCTCTCGGGCGGCAAGCGACTCACGGGCGGCGCCTACGACAAGGGATTCTTCTACGCGCCCACGATCTTCGAGGCGCGTCACGGGATGCGGATCACCAAGGAGGAGATCTTCGGCCCCGTGCTCTCGGTCCTCAAGGTGCGCGACTTCGACGAGGCCGTCCGCGTGGCAAACGACGTCGAGTACGGCCTCTCGTCCTCGATCTACACGCGGAACGTCAACCACGCCTTCCGGGCCATCGAGGCGCTCGACACGGGCATCACGTACGTGAACGCTCCCACGATCGGCGCCGAGGTGCACCTGCCCTTTGGCGGCACGAAGAACACCGGGAACGGCGGCCGCGAGGCGGGGACCACGGCCGTGGACGAGTTCACGGAGCAGAAGGCCGTCTTCGTGGACTACTCGGACAGGCTCCAGCGGGCCCAGATCGACAAGGAGTAGGCCGGTCTCCGTTGGAAACCGCCCTCCTGGGGCATCCGAACAACGACTCGCCAAAACCCTTATTTCCCCGCCGGGGAACGACGGCCCGGAGGCTTGGAGGATCCTCGCCCCGGCGCCCACCGCCGGGCGCGGACGCGACCCCCCACGGTCCGCACGACAGCGGGAATCCTTGGTCGGAAAAACCGGCCTTCGGAGGCGCGCGAAGGCGCGGCCATCGGCCGCGCCCGCCGCCCCCTATTCTCGTTCCAGCACCGCTTCGTGCACCGCTCCTAGGACCTCGCGCTCCACCGCGA of the Candidatus Thermoplasmatota archaeon genome contains:
- a CDS encoding aldehyde dehydrogenase family protein, which codes for MAAKEYGLYVDGKWTDASSKDRLDTINPATGEVLARFPKATREDTRSAIEAAKRAYPSWAATPAPRRGEILLEAARILRRRKKELSELVTKEMGKVLPEGAGDVQEAIDFYEYIAGEGRRLLGETTTSELKSKFAMWVRRPKGAVGLITPWNFPIAIPSWKTGAALVAGNTCVFKPASTTPLCAAALVEVLEEAGLPPGVLNLVTGDGSVVGREIAENPAVAHVSFTGGTTAGRDVYTRAAGLLKSVELEMGGKNPQIVLDDANLDLALDGVLWGAFGTSGQRCTATSRLIVHERVYDELVARLADRLRTFAVGNPLESATQMGPVHSEDQLATVEKYVKIGLTEDKAKLLSGGKRLTGGAYDKGFFYAPTIFEARHGMRITKEEIFGPVLSVLKVRDFDEAVRVANDVEYGLSSSIYTRNVNHAFRAIEALDTGITYVNAPTIGAEVHLPFGGTKNTGNGGREAGTTAVDEFTEQKAVFVDYSDRLQRAQIDKE